Genomic window (Gemmatimonadaceae bacterium):
CCAGGCACCTCATCGTCATCGGCGGCGGGGTGATCGGGCTGGAGCTGGGGTCCGTCTGGCGCCGCCTCGGGGCCAAGGTGACCGTGGTCGAGCTCTTCCCCACCATCCTCCCGGGCATGGATGACGACGTCGTCCGGGAAGCCGACCGCACGTTCCGCAAGCAGGGGCTGGAACTGCGCACGGGCACCAGGGTGGTCGGGGGACGGCGCGACGGCGACCGGGTGTTCGTGGACGTGGAAAAGGACGGCGCCACCGAGACGCTCGAGGGCGACTACGTGCTCGTGGCCGTGGGCCGCCGGCCGGTGCTCTCCGGCATCGACGCCGCCGCGCTGGGCCTGGCCGTGGGCAAGCGCGGCGAGCTGGTCGTGGACGATCAGATGCGCACCAACCTCCCCGGCGTGTTCGCCGTCGGCGATTGCGTGGGCGGCAAGCTGCTTGCCCACAAGGCCGAAGAGGAGGGCGTCGTGGCCGCCGAGGTCATCGCCGGACAGGCCGTGCACATGCACTACAAGTCCATTCCGTCGGTGGTGTACACCTGGCCCGAGATCGCGTCCGTGGGGCTCACCGAGCAGGAAGTGAAGGCCGCGGGGCGCGACTACCGCGTGGGCAAGTTCCCCTATTCCGCCAACGGCCGCGCCCGCTCGATGGGCGAGACGTCGGGGTTCGTGAAGTTCGTGGCCGACGCCCGCACCGACGAGCTCCTGGGCGGCCACATCATCGGCCCCAACGCCTCGGAACTGATCGCGGAGGTCGTGCTCGGCTTCGAATACCGGGCTACCAGCGAAGACATCGGCATCACCGTGCACGCCCACCCCACGCTCTCCGAAGCCACCAAGGAAGCCGCGCTCGCCGCGCTCGGCCGCGCGCTCCACATCTGAGGCCATGCCGGCCCGCGCCCGCGATCTGATCGAGTCCGCGCTCGGCGGAACGGCGTATCTGACGCGGGCCCTCGAGCTGCTCGCGATCGCCCAGCGGCAGGACTCGGACGAGTGCTGCGCCGTGTGGACCGAACACGGGGGCGTCGTCACCGCCGTCGCGCTCGTGGGACTCGTTGCGGGCAGCACGGGAGCCGGCCGCGTGCACCTGTTGGCCGGCAACGACCCGCACCTCGTGGCAAGGGCCTGCGACGTCCTGCGCGCCATGGGCGCCCGGTTCGCGATGGCCGAATGGCCCGACGAGGCGCCCTACGGGGCGGCCATCAGGCGTTTGCGTGAGGAAGGGTTCGAGGAGGAGGCACGCATCCCCGACTTCTACCGCAACGGCGTGGCCCTGCTGTTCCTGCGGCGCGACCTCTAGCCGCGGCCGGCGCTCACTGGCCCACGATCGTCGCGGCCGTGGGTAGCGCCAGCCGCACCCAGTCGGCGTACACCGCGGCCGACGGATGCAGCCCGTCGCTCGTCACCTGCGTCTCGTCGCCTGCGGCGCGCCGGGAGCTGGGGGTCACGTCCACGTAGCGCGCCCCTGCCCGCGAGGCTTCGGCGCGGTTCACGGCATTGAAGGCGTCGATGGCCGTCGCGATCGCGGCCCCGTCGCGCCCCTCGGCGAACGGCGTGACCCCCCAGTCGGGGAGCGACACCACGATCACGCGCCCCGCGTGGCCGCCGGCCAGGGCGACGGCCCGGGCCAGCAGCGGCGCGAATCGCGAGGCGTATTCGGCCGCCGACGCTCCCCGGAACTGGTCGTTCACGCCGATCAGGAGCGACACGAGCGCGCACCGGCCCGCCGGGTTTGCCGCATCGATTCCGGCGGACAGCTCATCGCACGTCCACCCGGAGCGGGCCACGAGTTCCGGACCGGCAATCGCCAGCCCCCGCGCGCGGAGCGCGGCTGCGAGCTGGTTGGGCCACCGCGCGTCGGCGGCCACGCCTTCGCCGATCGTGTACGAGTCGCCGAGCGCGAGATAACGCGCCGCGATGCCAGCCGGTTGGGTCATCGTGCGCCCAACGCTAGCGAGGGAGCACGAAAAAGGCGACCGGGATCGCGAAGGAGCCCGGCCGCCTGATTCGGTCGCCGAGACGAATGCTCAGCGCACGATCAACGCGGTGACGATGGACGCGGCCGCGACCAGCGCGGCGCCGACCAGCAATGCCGCGGTCGGTGTGACCACGAACTCGCGGCGATACCAGGGCGTGATCATCGAGGCCGGCGCGTGCGTGGGGAGCGCGGCCATGATCTGCGCTTCCACGTGCTGCGGCGTCCGCAGGCGGCGCACTCGCGCCATCTCGACGTCCAACCCACGCCAGAACTCCACGTCCTTCGAAGCATCAGTCTTGCGCACGGCAGCCTCCGGCAGCTCCCCATCCAACCACGCATGTACGGGCGCGGCGAGAGGGCGTTCCGCCTGCGGACCCAACGGCACTTCACGATCGATGAGTGGGCGCGCCGGTTCGTCCTTCGTCGGACGCTTCTGGACGTCGCGCGTGAGACCAGACTCGGGGTTCAGGTCGTCGTACATGGTCAGGCGTACTTCTCCTCAAGTAGGGCCTGGAGCGCTTCGCGTGCACGGTGCACTCGCATCTTCAACGCTCCCACCGTTGTGCCGAGCAAATCCGCCATCTCCTCGTACGAGCGCCCTTCCACGTGTTTCATGATGAACGCCTCCCGCAACGAGGCGGGCAGCGACGCCAGTGCACGATCCAGGTCCGAGCGCAGTTCCGTTCGATCCAGTTCCTCATCAGGGGTCGCGTGCTGCGAGGGTTGATCATCCTCCTCGTAGCTCAGATGCGACCGCCGAATATTCTTCAGCCAGTCCTTGCAGCCATTCGCAACGATCCGAAACACCCACGCGTCGAACCGGCCCCGCACCTCGGAGAGGTGCTGGTATGCCTTGATGAAAGAGAGCTGGAGGATGTCTTCCGCGACATCCGGGCTCCCTGTCATGCACAGCGCGTGGCGATACAGCGGGTCGCTGTACCGGGTGATCAACAGCCGGAATGCGTCGCGTTTGCCCGCGAGCACCTGCTGAATGACCAGTTGATCAGACGCGTCCTGATCAACGACCGAGGGTGTCTCCGTCGTCTTCACGACGATAGAGTAATGCACTTTCCCCAGTTGGAACAGGGAGCGACACCCACTCCGAGACCGGCACCGGATGTCACGCCTTCAAGACGAAATGAGGGACGGGGAGGTAACGCCGGGCCCCGGGAGCCCCGGATC
Coding sequences:
- the lpdA gene encoding dihydrolipoyl dehydrogenase translates to MASPDPTPIDVAVIGGGPGGYVAAIRAAQLGLSTVCVEMDRTLGGTCVNVGCIPSKALLASSEHFDFARSHAAEHGLVLGEVRLDLARMLKRKDDVVGQNTKGIEFLFRKNKVAWLKGRGSLKPGNVVEVTGADGTTSTVRAKHVIIATGSVPIDLPFLRFDEERVLSNVGALRIPQVPRHLIVIGGGVIGLELGSVWRRLGAKVTVVELFPTILPGMDDDVVREADRTFRKQGLELRTGTRVVGGRRDGDRVFVDVEKDGATETLEGDYVLVAVGRRPVLSGIDAAALGLAVGKRGELVVDDQMRTNLPGVFAVGDCVGGKLLAHKAEEEGVVAAEVIAGQAVHMHYKSIPSVVYTWPEIASVGLTEQEVKAAGRDYRVGKFPYSANGRARSMGETSGFVKFVADARTDELLGGHIIGPNASELIAEVVLGFEYRATSEDIGITVHAHPTLSEATKEAALAALGRALHI
- a CDS encoding GDSL-type esterase/lipase family protein, translated to MTQPAGIAARYLALGDSYTIGEGVAADARWPNQLAAALRARGLAIAGPELVARSGWTCDELSAGIDAANPAGRCALVSLLIGVNDQFRGASAAEYASRFAPLLARAVALAGGHAGRVIVVSLPDWGVTPFAEGRDGAAIATAIDAFNAVNRAEASRAGARYVDVTPSSRRAAGDETQVTSDGLHPSAAVYADWVRLALPTAATIVGQ
- a CDS encoding RNA polymerase sigma factor, giving the protein MKTTETPSVVDQDASDQLVIQQVLAGKRDAFRLLITRYSDPLYRHALCMTGSPDVAEDILQLSFIKAYQHLSEVRGRFDAWVFRIVANGCKDWLKNIRRSHLSYEEDDQPSQHATPDEELDRTELRSDLDRALASLPASLREAFIMKHVEGRSYEEMADLLGTTVGALKMRVHRAREALQALLEEKYA